One stretch of Periplaneta americana isolate PAMFEO1 chromosome 1, P.americana_PAMFEO1_priV1, whole genome shotgun sequence DNA includes these proteins:
- the LOC138701838 gene encoding uncharacterized protein, protein MMEESSERPARVRPDPCLELARQRAELLGLPPPPEPRPAPVSQNNTIPSSPPPSYEHVLAETRLAAAQAETACRTPDEDADEAEKRRKKAAVMAAAAAGTVAKRPEILHKSSKELYRAVAAQWGITCKMSDHCRCLDCQSRYFDCEYDQTDQEKSEGALDGIPPSVLSGGLQGTPCNIL, encoded by the exons ATGATGGAAGAATCGTCGGAGCGCCCCGCCAGAGTTCGGCCTGATCCGTGCCTAGAACTCGCCCGGCAGAGGGCCGAGCTCCTGGGCCTGCCACCACCCCCGGAGCCCCGGCCCGCACCTGTGTCACAGAACAATACAATTCCATCTTCACCCCCGCCATCCTACGAGCACGTCCTCGCAGAG ACCCGGCTAGCCGCGGCCCAGGCAGAGACAGCGTGCAGAACTCCGGACGAAGATGCGGACGAAGCAGAGAAGCGTCGGAAAAAGGCAGCTGTGATGGCAGCGGCGGCGGCGGGGACCGTGGCGAAGCGTCCAGAAATCCTGCACAAATCGAGCAAGGAGCTCTACCGAGCAGTGGCGGCTCAGTGGGGTATCACCTGCAAGATGAGCGACCATTGTCGATGCCTAGACTGCCAG AGTCGCTACTTCGACTGCGAGTACGACCAGACCGATCAAGAGAAGTCAGAAGGCGCCCTAGACGGGATACCACCGTCGGTCCTGTCAGGAGGGTTACAAGGGACGCCTTGTAATATCCTGTGA